The following proteins are co-located in the Carassius gibelio isolate Cgi1373 ecotype wild population from Czech Republic chromosome A9, carGib1.2-hapl.c, whole genome shotgun sequence genome:
- the LOC128020242 gene encoding nuclear factor 7, ovary-like, with translation MASSAEYDYNCPVCCDIFKSPVLLSCSHSVCKECLQQFWRTKKTQECPVCRRRSSKDRPPINLALQNLCESFLKERNESRSSGSEEICSLHSEKLKLFCLEDKQPACVVCVTSEQHDNHKFRPISEAVSSYKKEINTELKSLQKKLQHNENIKGKFEKTVQHIKSQAEHTERQIKQQFEKLHQFLRDEEEATITALREEEEQKKQMMKEKLEEMNRHISALSHTIKDTEEMMKASDVCFLKEFPVTMERVQISSQPDPQTPSGALIHVPRYLGNLPFRVWKKMQDIVQNTPVILDPNTADPHLVLSDDLTSVRWSWNKQPLPDNPERFDCYSCVLGSEGFNSGTHCWDVEVKESPVWILGVTTESNQRKGLVFFDTDVWSVQRGWPDQFGFPVKQDLERVRVDLDYDRGTVSFSDPVTNTHLHTFTTTFTHTLFPFFCGGSLRILSFNSQ, from the exons ATGGCTTCATCAGCTGAATATGACTATAATTGTCCCGTATGCTGTGATATCTTCAAGTCTCCTGTTCTTTTATCATGTAGTCACAGTGTCTGTAAAGAGTGTCTTCAACAGTTCTGGAGAACCAAGAAAACTCAGGAGTGTCCTGTCTGCAGGAGAAGATCCTCAAAAGATCGTCCTCCAATAAATCTTGCATTACAAAACTTGTGTGAGTCGTTCCTGAAGGAGAGAAATGAGAGTCGTTCATCAGGATCTGAGGAGATCTGCAGTTTACACAGTGAGAAACTCAAACTCTTCTGTCTGGAAGACAAACAGCCGGCGTGTGTAGTGTGTGTTACTTCAGAACAACACGACAATCACAAATTCAGACCCATCAGTGAAGCAGTTTCATCATATAAG AAGGAGATCAATACAGAACTGAAGTCCTTACAGAAGAAActtcaacacaatgaaaacattaaaggaaAGTTTGAGAAAACAGTTCAACACATCAAG TCTCAAGCTGAGCACACAGAGCGTCAGATTAAACAGCAGTTTGAGAAGCTTCATCAGTTTCTCAGAGATGAAGAAGAAGCTACAATCACTGcactgagagaggaagaggagcagaagaagcagatgatgaaggagaagctggaggagatgaacagacacatctcagctctttcacacacaatcaAAGACACGGAGGAGATGATGAAAGCCAGTGACGTCTGCTTTCTGAAG gagtTTCCAGTCACGATGGAAAG AGTCCAGATCTCATCACAGCCGGATCCACAGACTCCTTCTGGAGCTTTGATTCATGTGCCGCGTTACTTGGGCAACCTGCCCttcagagtctggaagaagatgCAGGACATCGTCCAAAACA CTCCTGTGATTCTGGATCCAAACACTGCAGATCCACATCTCGTCCTGTCTGATGATCTGACCAGTGTGAGATGGAGCTGGAACAAACAACCTCTTCCTGATAATCCAGAGAGATTTGACTGTTATTCCTGTGTTCTGGGTTCAGAGGGTTTTAACTCAGGAACACACTGCTGGGATGTGGAGGTTAAAGAGAGTCCGGTCTGGATTCTTGGAGTAACTACAGAATCAAACCAGAGGAAGGGACTTGTTTTCTTTGACACTGATGTCTGGAGTGTGCAGCGTGGATGGCCTGATCAGTTTGGTTTTCCTGTTAAACAGGATCTTGAGCGTGTGAGAGTAGATCTGGACtatgacagaggaacagtgtcatTCTCTGATCCTGTAACtaacacacatctacacacattcacaaccaccttcactcacacactctttccTTTCTTCTGTGGTGGCTCTCTGAGGATCTTATCGTTCAATAGTCAGTAA